A genomic segment from Nicotiana tabacum cultivar K326 chromosome 9, ASM71507v2, whole genome shotgun sequence encodes:
- the LOC142164028 gene encoding uncharacterized protein LOC142164028: MIELVRQHIDMFVWSYDDMPGLITDIVSHRLPTDTARPPIKQKLGKFKPDLSLRIKEKKAIKGQALADYLAENPVDGDYEPLTTYFPHEEVLFAREDIAELYRGWRMFFDGAANFKGVGIGAVLISKSGKHYPASTKIRFSCTNNMAEYEACVLGIRMEVDMNIKELLVIGDSDLLIHQVQGEWSTKNVKILPNLHCMKEMCKKFTKNEFKHVPRIQNEFADALATLSSMIKHPNKNYIDPIEKEIKDQHAYCFHVNEEPDGKPWKKYMQGRADPT; encoded by the exons atgattgAGCTCGTCCGACAACACATTGACATGTTCgtatggtcctatgatgacatgccaggattaatcACCGACATTGTCTCGCATCGACTACCCACTGACACTGCCAGACCGCCGATCAAGCAGAAGCTTGGGAAGTTCAAACCTGATTTAAGTCTGAGGATAAAGGAAAAG AAGGCTATCAAAGGACAAGCTTTAGCCGACTACCTCGCCGAGAATCCAGTGGATGGGGATTATGAACCACTTACCACATATTTCCCCCATGAAGAAGTACTATTTGCCagggaagatattgcagaattaTACCGTGGATGGaggatgtttttcgatggagcggcaaacttcaaaggagtcggGATTGGGGCAGTCCTGATTTCGAAATCTGGAAAACACTATCCAGCATCGACAAAGATAAGATTCTcgtgtaccaataatatggctgaatatgaggcatgcgtCCTTGGAATTAGAATGGAAGTCGACATGAACATCAAAGAACTGTTGGTCATAGGAGATTCTGATTTGCTAATACACCAAGTCCAAGGAGAATGGTCAACTAAGAATGTAAAGATACTGCCAAACCTGCACTGCATGAAGGAGATGTGTAAGAAGTTCACAAAGAATGAGTTCAAGCACGTCCCTAGAATTCAGAACGAGTTCGCTGACGCCCTTGCGACCTTATCATCTATGATTAAACATCCGAACAAGAACTACATCGACCCCATCGAGAAAGAAATCAAGGATCAACATGCCTATTGCTTCCATGTGAATGAAGAACCAGATGGCAAGCCTTGGAAGAAATACATGCAGGGACGTGcagaccccacatga